The following coding sequences are from one Ursus arctos isolate Adak ecotype North America unplaced genomic scaffold, UrsArc2.0 scaffold_23, whole genome shotgun sequence window:
- the LOC125282436 gene encoding olfactory receptor 4C11-like — MEWNSSVNEFILFGLTQNVLKEKVVFVVFLFLYLATLMANLLIVMTIRYSRTLGSPMYFFLSYLSFSDVCFSTTTAPRLIVDSVSEKKVISYNECMIQIFAFHFFGCMEILVLVLMSLDRYVAICKPLRYTTIMSQHVCGTMVNVAWVVSCIHSSAQIFLALKLPFCGPNVIDNYFCDMPTLLNLACMDTHIINLLIVFNSGAICMVSFIVLLTSYIFILRSLNSQSAEGRKKALSTCTSHIIVVILFFVPCIFTYIRPVTTFPVDKMVAVFYTIGTPVLNPLIYTLRNAEVKNAMRNLWCKKL, encoded by the coding sequence ATGGAGTGGAATAGCAGTGTGAATGAGTTCATTCTGTTTGGGTTAACACAGAATGTGCTAAAGGAGAAAGTCGTGTTTGTGGTCTTCTTGTTTCTCTACCTCGCAACTCTGATGGCAAATTTACTGATTGTGATGACCATAAGATACAGCCGGACACTTGGGagccccatgtacttcttcctttcctacttgtCCTTTTCTGATGTCTGTTTCTCAACAACCACTGCTCCTAGGTTGATAGTAGATTCTGTATCTGAGAAGAAAGTCATCTCCTACAACGAGTGCATGATCCAGATTTTTGCATTTCACTTCTTTGGGTGCATGGAGATCTTGGTGCTTGTCCTCATGTCCTTAgatcgctatgtggccatttGTAAGCCCCTGCGGTACACAACCATCATGAGCCAGCATGTCTGTGGCACAATGGTGAATGTGGCCTGGGTGGTATCTTGTATCCATTCTTCTGCACAGATTTTCTTGGCTTTGAAACTACCATTCTGTGGACCCAATGTTATCGATAATTATTTCTGTGATATGCCAACTTTGTTGAACCTTGCATGCATGGACACTCATATAATCAATTTACTCATAGTTTTTAATAGTGGGGCTATCTGCATGGTAAGTTTCATAGTCCTGCTTACCTCTTACATTTTCATCTTGCGTTCTCTGAATAGCCAGAgtgcagaaggaagaaagaaagccctCTCTACCTGCACATCCCACATTATCGTTGTCATCTTATTCTTTGTTccatgtatatttacatatattcgTCCTGTAACTACATTTCCAGTGGACAAGATGGTGGCTGTGTTTTACACTATTGGGACACCTGTGCTCAACCCTCTGATTTACACGCTGAGAAACGCAGAAGTGAAAAATGCCATGAGGAATTTATGGTGCAAGAAACTCTGA